GCAGCGGCGCAGCCCGGCCCGCCTCGCCGAAGCGGGCGACGAGCGCCTGGCGAATGGCGCGGTGCACCGCCTCGATCTCGGCCGGCGTCGGCGTGCGGCCGGAGCCGATGGCCCACACCGGCTCGT
Above is a window of Polyangia bacterium DNA encoding:
- a CDS encoding triose-phosphate isomerase; its protein translation is EPVWAIGSGRTPTPAEIEAVHRAIRQALVARFGEAGRAAPLLYGGSVKAANAVDILAIPDVGGALVGGASLTAADFLPIVRAA